The Fervidibacillus albus genome contains a region encoding:
- the aspS gene encoding aspartate--tRNA ligase has product MYGRTHYCGQLTEAHIGETVNLKGWVQKRRDLGGLIFIDLRDRTGLVQIVFNPDVSEDALQIAERIRNEYVLDVRGKVIKRGEGTENPKLKTGKIEIACEQVTIINQSKTPPFVIEDETDVSEEMRLKYRYLDLRRPVMFHTLKLRHETVKAIRDYLNDKQFIEVETPILTKSTPEGARDYLVPSRVHPGEFYALPQSPQIFKQLLMVSGFDRYYQVARCFRDEDLRADRQPEFTQIDIEASFMSRDEIIQLTEEMMQYVVKQVKGVDIPVPFPRLTYDEVMNRFGSDKPDTRFGMELVDVSEVVQHSGFKVFANAVNSGGSVRGLNVKGKAAEFSRKDIDGLAQFVGRYGAKGLAWLKVTEEGFSGPIAKFFTDEEQEQLQSVFGASTNDLLLFVADKNDIVFQALGALRLKLGKELGLIDVNKWNFLWITDWPLLEFDEEDGRYYAAHHPFTMPVREDVPLFDSNPDKVRAQAYDIVLNGFEIGGGSLRIFEREIQEKMFNVLGFSEEEAKEQFGFLMDAFEYGTPPHGGIALGLDRLVMLLAGRTNLRDTIAFPKTASANDLLTDAPGEVSEAQLEELHISVKREEN; this is encoded by the coding sequence ATGTATGGACGAACGCATTATTGTGGACAATTAACGGAGGCACACATCGGGGAAACGGTGAACTTAAAAGGATGGGTTCAAAAAAGGAGGGATTTAGGGGGATTAATTTTCATCGATTTAAGGGACCGTACTGGGCTCGTTCAAATCGTCTTCAACCCTGATGTATCGGAGGATGCTTTACAGATTGCCGAACGCATTCGGAATGAATACGTACTGGATGTGCGAGGAAAGGTTATTAAAAGGGGAGAAGGAACGGAAAATCCGAAATTGAAAACGGGTAAAATTGAAATTGCGTGTGAACAAGTGACGATTATTAATCAATCGAAAACCCCACCCTTTGTCATTGAAGATGAAACGGACGTATCGGAAGAGATGCGTTTAAAATATCGATATTTAGATTTGAGACGACCGGTCATGTTTCATACGTTAAAATTGCGCCATGAAACGGTGAAAGCCATTCGCGATTACTTAAATGATAAACAATTTATTGAGGTGGAAACACCGATTTTAACGAAGAGTACGCCGGAAGGGGCGAGGGACTACCTCGTGCCAAGCCGTGTTCATCCAGGGGAATTTTATGCTTTACCGCAAAGTCCCCAAATTTTCAAACAATTACTGATGGTCAGTGGATTCGATCGATATTATCAAGTAGCCCGTTGCTTCCGGGATGAGGATTTACGCGCGGATCGGCAACCGGAATTTACACAAATCGATATCGAAGCGAGCTTCATGAGTCGGGACGAAATTATTCAATTGACGGAAGAAATGATGCAATATGTAGTAAAACAAGTCAAAGGTGTCGACATTCCCGTTCCGTTTCCTCGCTTAACTTACGATGAGGTGATGAATCGGTTTGGGTCGGATAAACCCGATACCCGTTTTGGCATGGAGCTAGTCGATGTATCTGAAGTCGTTCAACATTCCGGATTTAAAGTTTTCGCCAATGCTGTAAACAGCGGAGGAAGTGTGCGTGGGTTGAACGTCAAAGGAAAGGCGGCGGAGTTTTCGAGAAAAGATATCGACGGTTTAGCACAGTTCGTCGGACGTTACGGTGCTAAAGGACTCGCTTGGTTAAAGGTAACCGAAGAAGGATTTTCCGGACCGATTGCAAAGTTTTTCACGGATGAAGAACAAGAACAGCTACAGTCGGTTTTCGGCGCATCGACGAACGATCTGTTATTATTCGTTGCCGACAAAAACGACATCGTCTTTCAAGCCCTCGGCGCGTTACGATTAAAGCTCGGAAAGGAACTCGGCTTAATCGATGTAAACAAATGGAATTTCCTTTGGATTACCGATTGGCCGTTGTTGGAATTTGATGAGGAAGACGGAAGATATTATGCGGCACATCACCCGTTTACAATGCCGGTAAGAGAAGATGTTCCGTTATTCGATTCGAATCCGGACAAGGTTCGAGCTCAAGCGTACGACATCGTGTTAAATGGATTTGAAATCGGTGGTGGTTCATTGCGTATTTTCGAAAGGGAAATCCAAGAGAAGATGTTCAACGTACTCGGTTTTAGCGAAGAGGAAGCGAAGGAACAATTCGGATTTTTAATGGATGCTTTCGAATATGGCACACCGCCCCACGGAGGAATCGCCCTTGGACTGGACCGTCTCGTCATGTTGTTGGCGGGAAGAACGAACTTGCGGGATACGATCGCATTTCCGAAAACGGCAAGCGCAAATGATTTATTAACAGATGCACCAGGAGAGGTGAGCGAAGC